A genomic window from Silene latifolia isolate original U9 population chromosome Y, ASM4854445v1, whole genome shotgun sequence includes:
- the LOC141629968 gene encoding uncharacterized protein LOC141629968, whose amino-acid sequence MTIVKKYRIDLLIQKYELFTMKPNESLYCMSGRFSSIVNELKNLCRKFESEDITRKVLRSLTKKWSPKVTVMEESRDLTSLSYQELIGALKDHDLVLHKEEAEPSKIRVWLCKHQQVKRLILILRTRRSCLLDV is encoded by the coding sequence atGACAATCGTTAagaaatatcgtattgacttgctgattcaaaaatatgagctCTTTACAATGAAGCCAAATGAATCTCTTTATTGCATGTCTGGACGATTTTCCAGCATTGTCAATGAACTGAAAAATCTTTGTAGAAAGTTTGAATCTGAGGACATTACTAGAAAAGTCCTTAGGAGTCTGACTAAAAAATGGAGTCCTAAGGTGACAGTGATGGAGGAATCAAGAGATCTTACTTCTTTATCTTATCAAGAGCTTATAGGAGCTCTCAAGGATCATGACCTCGTCCTACATAAGGAAGAAGCCGAACCAAGTAAAATAAGAGTATGGCTCTGCAAACATCAACAAGTGAAGCGGCTGATTCTGATATTGAGGACGAGACGGTCTTGTTTGCTAGACGTTTAA